The DNA segment TTTCACCCACAAACGGTCGATGGTTCGCAAATCTTCACAGGGAAAATTATCTATATCCTCTTCACGCAAAAAATCATCCTCGATATGAGCAACCTTCTTCATCGCCTTTTCCGTTTCTATATCGGCTTCCCGCCACTTTTGATTCGCCAGCAAATCCCGCAATCGCGTATAATCGTATCCCACCGCACTTTCTAGGGAAACTTCATAAACTGGATTTTGCGGATTTTGCGGCTTTTGATTTTGAGATTCCAGTTTTTTACTGACCCCAGCATTTTCTTGCTTTAACTTAGCTATTTCTTGCTGTAGCTGCTGGTATTGTTCGGTCGTTTCTTGTTGGCTACGTTGATTTTCTTGCAAAAACTCCCGCAATTGGTCAATATCTTGTTGCTGCGTTTTCTGAGATTGCTCTTGGGCTTTGAATTGACCTGTTAATTCCACATTCTCTTGCTGTAATGCTGTGACCTGCTGTTGGATTTGTTGTTGCGATTGGTCTTGAGATTCAAACTTTTTAGCAAGCTGAGCGTCTTCCTGCTGCAATTCAGCAATTGCTTGTTTGACTTCTTGGTATTGTTCGCTCGTTTCTTCTTGTTGCTTGCGCTGACTTTCTTGCCAAGACTCTCGCAACTGGTCAATATCTTGCTGCTGTACTTTTTGAGATTGATTTTGTGATTCTACCTTACCCGCTAGTTCGGAAAGCTCTTGCTGTAAGTTCTTAATTTGCTGCTGTATCCGTTCGTTGTTTTTTGCTTCTTGCTGCTGTTTCTCGTATTTTTGCTGCAACTGCTGAAAGTTTTGGGAAAGTTCCTGTTGTTGTTGTTGCAGTTGTTCGTACTGCTGCCAAATTTCCTTTTCCCAAGCCTCTCT comes from the Geitlerinema sp. PCC 9228 genome and includes:
- a CDS encoding GUN4 domain-containing protein encodes the protein METCRICQQECSQDQQVCSNCGYPFPVTPTLDESSPWSLEVLSQREAWEKEIWQQYEQLQQQQQELSQNFQQLQQKYEKQQQEAKNNERIQQQIKNLQQELSELAGKVESQNQSQKVQQQDIDQLRESWQESQRKQQEETSEQYQEVKQAIAELQQEDAQLAKKFESQDQSQQQIQQQVTALQQENVELTGQFKAQEQSQKTQQQDIDQLREFLQENQRSQQETTEQYQQLQQEIAKLKQENAGVSKKLESQNQKPQNPQNPVYEVSLESAVGYDYTRLRDLLANQKWREADIETEKAMKKVAHIEDDFLREEDIDNFPCEDLRTIDRLWVKSSNGKFGFSVQKEIYQKLGGTREFDVDIVIKFGDTVGWRDDGEWLAYAGMYVNTERPRDCRIPPRDVENLGEWGEGEWLENTPEGHLPVRISLLFRSFSVYWCVGTWLLFSRAETCKL